The region GACCAAGGTTTGCCTGATCGAGCTCATCCCACTCCAGTGGAGTCGCAACTGGAGCTTCTTCGATCGCCCGGGGGGCATAGGGCATGACACCAGTCTGACCAAAGGAATTCCTGGCAGTATCCAGAAACAGCCGTCCCCCGCGTTCAGATTTGCGCACTTTAGTAGTCAAAAAATCAGGATACAGATCTGCCAGTTTGTCAGCCACCTGGCGGGCGAAATCGCGCACGTAGTCGTAATCCTCATTTCGCTTCAATGCTACCACTACATGAAGCCCGCGCGAACCGGTTGTCATTAAAAACGGCTTCAGGCCGATTTTATTGAGCAGAGCCCGAATCAATCTGGCTCCTTCGACAACCTTTCTGAAATCATTATCACCATCACTCGGGTCGAGATCGAATATCACCCGGTCCGGGTAATCCGGCCTGTCCTTTAAGCTGAGCCAGATATGCGGAGTCAGGCAGGCCAGGTCGGCCAGGTAGATCAGGGTGGTCGTATTATTGCAGACCAGGTAACGGGTTGATCCTCCGCGCTTGTTGTCGATCTCAGCGATTTCCGCTTCATCAGGAATGTTTTTAGGCGCATTCTTCTGGTAGAAGCTCTCACCCTCGATACCGTCGGGAAACCGCTTGAGGGACAATGGCCTGTCTTTCAGATGAGGCAGGATAAATTCCGAGACACGATTGAAATAATCGGCGACATCCTGTTTCGTGATGTTCGAATCAGGATACATCAGCTTATCCGCTCGCGAGATTTCATAATTGTTTATTTGCGCGGTTTTTTCCGCCATTTTGAAGATCATCCTTCCCGACTTACTTCTTCTGCTTTTTTATCGTGTCTGAGTCCTATAAAACGCGGGTGACGGAGTTTGCCGCCGGATGTCCATTCGGTGAACCCTACTTCACCCACCAGTTCAGGTCTGATCCAATGGACTTTTTTGGTGTCGATGTCGCCCTCATCGAAGGGACAGCTTTCACGCTCCATCTTCTTTAAACGACCGCCCAGGTCTTGAAGCAGTTCGTCGTCGTAACCGGTACCGACTTTGCCCGCGTACCGCAGGTCGCCGTTTTCGTAGTATCCAATCAACAGCGCACCGAAACCGATTCTCTCACCTTCCGGCTCGGTAAATCCGCCAATCACGAATTCCTGCCGGTTGACACATTTGAACTTGAGCCATTTCGAAGAACGGCTGTGGACATATTTGCTTTTGGCATCCTTTGCAATCACACCTTCCCAGCCTTTTTCACAGGCTTCGGCATGATACTCCTCTCCATCTTTATTGCGATGAGCGGTGTACCTGATTATGTTGTTGAAACTGAAAGACTGTTTCAATATTCGCTTGCGGTCGCGCAATTGCAGATCACTGATATCGAAACCGTCGACATAGATCAAGTCGAAGAGGTAATAGTAGACTGCGACATTGCCCCTGGACGACTTTTTGGATTCGGCATGCATGCGATTCTGTAAACGCGCGAAGCTTGTCACATCGCCGTCAAAGGCAACTACCTCACCGTCCGTGATGAACCGGCTGACATCCTGGTCTTTTAGC is a window of Candidatus Zixiibacteriota bacterium DNA encoding:
- a CDS encoding ATP-dependent DNA ligase — protein: MAEKTAQINNYEISRADKLMYPDSNITKQDVADYFNRVSEFILPHLKDRPLSLKRFPDGIEGESFYQKNAPKNIPDEAEIAEIDNKRGGSTRYLVCNNTTTLIYLADLACLTPHIWLSLKDRPDYPDRVIFDLDPSDGDNDFRKVVEGARLIRALLNKIGLKPFLMTTGSRGLHVVVALKRNEDYDYVRDFARQVADKLADLYPDFLTTKVRKSERGGRLFLDTARNSFGQTGVMPYAPRAIEEAPVATPLEWDELDQANLGPQKYKIKNIFRRLSQKDDPFKNFYRHAYSLKGKTELIGKIKAQSDLAN
- a CDS encoding ATP-dependent DNA ligase gives rise to the protein MSNSIISLTKDEKSRAQEKKMPVWTQPMLARLTHDHFSDENWIYERKLDGERVLAFSRNNNVVLMSRNKRKLNDIYPELVEALKDQDVSRFITDGEVVAFDGDVTSFARLQNRMHAESKKSSRGNVAVYYYLFDLIYVDGFDISDLQLRDRKRILKQSFSFNNIIRYTAHRNKDGEEYHAEACEKGWEGVIAKDAKSKYVHSRSSKWLKFKCVNRQEFVIGGFTEPEGERIGFGALLIGYYENGDLRYAGKVGTGYDDELLQDLGGRLKKMERESCPFDEGDIDTKKVHWIRPELVGEVGFTEWTSGGKLRHPRFIGLRHDKKAEEVSREG